The DNA region CCACGGGCGTCGAACCCCGCCATCGGATGGACGATCAGCCCGCGCGAGACGGCTTCGATGCTGAGGTTGGCCATCGCGGCGCCGGTGTCCACAGCGGAGTACAGCGCTGTCTTGTCGTCCTCGCCTTCGTCGGCGCAGAGCAGGATCAGGGCAGCGGCGGCCTTGGCGTAGCTGTTGCCGCGGCGGAGCAGGTCCGCGATCGCGGCGAACGCTGGGTCGTCGCGCAGGCCGACGACGAACCGCACCGGCTGGCGCCGACCCCAGGTGGGAGCCCAGCGCGCCGCCTCGAGCAGAGCGGTCAGATCCGCGTCGGCCAGAACCGCGGCGGGGTCGAAGGCCCGCGGGCTCCAGCGGGCCGCGAGGGCAGGATGGATCGGGACGGAGGTGTCGGCCAACCGGCCGGCGGGTGCGTCGGGCACGGTCGCGACGCTACCGGCGGGATTAATCGGATGCGGGCAGCCTTTATCCTTTATGGGCATCCCCCCGGCAATGGAAGGTTCAGTAGTGGCGCTCGTCGTACAGAAGTACGGCGGATCCTCGGTGTCCGACGCCGATCGAATCCGCCGTGTGGCCGAGCGCATCGTCGAGACCAAGAAGGCGGGCAACGACGTCGTTGTCGTGGTCTCCGCGATGGGCGACACCACCGACGAACTGCTGGACCTGGCCAAACAGGTGTGCCCTGCGCCGCCGGCCCGCGAGCTGGACATGCTGCTGACCGCCGGCGAACGCATCTCCAACGCACTGGTGGCGATGGCCATCGAGTCCCTCGGCGCGCAGGCCCGTTCGTTCACCGGATCCCAGGCCGGCGTGATAACCACGGGCACCCACGGCAACGCCAAGATCATCGACGTCACCCCCGGCCGACTGCGCCAGGCGCTCGACGACGGCCAGATCGTGCTGGTCGCCGGATTCCAGGGCGTCAGCCAGGACACCAAGGACGTCACCACGCTGGGCCGCGGCGGATCAGATACCACCGCGGTCGCGGTGGCGGCAGCACTCAAGGCCGATGTGTGCGAGATCTACACCGACGTCGACGGCATCTTCACCGCCGATCCGCGCATCGTTCCCGATGCCCGCCGACTGGACACCGTCTCCTTCGAGGAGATGCTGGAGATGGCCGCCGCCGGCGCCAAGGTGCTGATGCTGCGCTGCGTGGAGTACGCACGCCGCTTCGACCTGCCCATCCACGTCCGGTCGTCGTATTCCGACAAACCCGGCACGCTCGTCAAAGGATCGATGGAGGACATCCCGATGGAAGACGCCATCCTCACCGGAGTCGCGCACGACCGCGGCGAGGCCAAGGTCACCGTCGTCGGACTGCCCGACGTCCCCGGCTACGCCGCCCAGGTGTTCCGCGCGGTCGCCGACGCCGACGTGAACATCGACATGGTTCTGCAGAACATCTCGAAGGTCGAGGACGGCAAGACCGACATCACGTTCACCTGCTCGCGGGAGAGCGGGCCCGGCGCCGTGGAGAAGCTGACCTCGCTGCAGGACGAGATCGGCTTCACCCGGGTGCTCTACGACGACCACATCGGCAAGGTGTCGCTGATCGGTGCGGGCATGCGGTCGCACCCCGGTGTGACGGCAACCTTCTGTGAAGCGCTCGCCGAGGCGGGCATCAACATCGACCTGATCTCCACTTCCGAGATCCGCATCTCGGTGCTGATCAAGGACACCGAACTCGACAGTGCGGTGGCCGCGCTGCACAGGGCATTCGGACTCGGCGGCGATGAAGAAGCCGTCGTGTACGCGGGAACGGGGCGCTGAGAAAATGGTGCGGATAGGTGTAGTCGGAGCGACCGGCCAGGTCGGCCAGGTGATGCGGAAACTGTTGGCAGAGCGCGACTTCCCGGCCACCGAGGTGCGGTTCTTCGCCTCGGCGCGCTCCGCCGGAAAGAAGCTGGAGTTCCGCGGTCAGGAGATCGAGGTCGAGGACTCCGAGACCGCCGATCCGTCCGGCCTGGACATTGCGCTGTTCTCCGCGGGTGCGACGATGTCGCGGGTGCAGGCGCCGCGCTTCGCGGCCGCGGGTGCGGTGGTGGTCGACAACTCTTCGGCATGGCGCAAGGATCCCGACGTTCCGCTGGTGGTGTCCGAGGTCAACTTCGCGCACGATGCCCACAACCGCCCGAAAGGCATCATCGCCAACCCGAACTGCACCACGATGGCCGCGATGCCGGTGCTCAAACCGCTGCACGACGAGGCCGGTCTGGTGCGGATGATCGCCTCGACGTACCAGGCGGTTTCGGGCAGCGGGTTGGCCGGGGTCGAGGAACTGTTCGGTCAGGCCAGTGCCGTCGTCGCCGACAGCCAGGAACTGGTGCACGACGGTAGCGCGGTCGCCTTCCCGGCGCCCGACAAGTACGTCGCACCGATCGCGTTCAACGTGGTGCCCCTTGCCGGATCGATCGTCGACGACGGATCCGGCGAGACGGACGAGGATCAGAAGCTGCGCAACGAGAGCCGCAAGATCCTCGGCATCCCCGAGCTGGCCGTCTCCGGCACCTGCGTGCGGGTGCCGGTCTACACCGGACACTCGCTGTCGATAAATGTGGAGTTCTCGCAACCGTTGTCGGTGGCGCGGGCTACCGAGATCCTCGCCGGCGCACCGGGGGTGACGCTGGTCGACGTGCCCACGCCGCTGGCCGCCGCCGGTGCCGACCATTCACTCGTCGGTCGAATCAGGCAGGACCCCGGTGTTCCCGACGGCCGCGGACTGGCGCTGTTCGTCTCCGGGGACAACCTGCGAAAAGGCGCGGCGCTGAACACCATCCAGATCGCCGAGCTGCTGGCCGCCGAACTCTAGCTCCCGTGCGCCCACTCCGCCGGAATTGCATTCCAGCAGGTCTGCTCTCGGCGTTTCTCTGCTGGAATGCAATTCCGGCGGCACAGGCCACGCCGATCGAGTTGCCGCCGCTGCAGCCGGGCCAGGTTCTGCGGATCGGCCCGGCGGCCGGAACGGGCACGCCGACAGTCGATTACGGCATCGGCGCGACAGACCTGTGCGAGTTCATGCAGTTCCCGGAGCAGCTGCTGCAGGTCTGCGGAGACAGCTTTCGCGGCCAGGGCGTGGGTTTCGGCGGATGGTTCTCGCCGGTCGCACTGCACGTCGAAGACGACACCCTCGATGACGCGGCCGGTGTGCGCTACGACGGTGTCACCGGTATCGACACCCCGTTGCTCGCCGACCCGACGCCCCCGGGGGCGTCGCAGCTGCCCGCGGGTGTCGTCGAGATCAACCGCGAGAACTACCTGATGGTGACCACCACGAAAGACCTCCGGCCGCAGACCTCTCGATTGGTGAAAGCCGAACCAGGACAAGGCAACTGGGTGACGGTGCCGGACTCCGAACGCGACGCCGCCTATGCGGGTGGCGGGCAGTCGCAGATCAGCGGCTACTACGACCCGATCCCGACGGCTGACTCCCAGCGTGGCTGGATCTATATCGTGGCGAACAACTTCGACCGCAGCGCGCCGGTGGTGTTGTACCGGACCACGCCAGAGTCCTTCACCGACAGATCGGCGTGGCAGGGCTGGTCGGACACCCTGGGCTGGGGGCACGAGCCGACGCCGCTGTGGGGTGACCGCGTGGGGGAGATGAGTGTGCGCCAGATCGACGGCAGAACCGTGCTGTCCTACTTCAACGCGAGCACCGGGAACATGGAGATGCGGGTCGCCGACGGCCCGACGAGTTTGGGTGCCGCGCCGGTCACCACGGTCGTGGTCGCTACGGAATGGCCGGAACAGGTGGAACAACTGCCGCCGCCTGAGATCAATCGGCTGGCCCAGCCGTACGGGGGTTACATCGCGCCGGGATCCACGCTGGACGCGGTGCGGGTGTTCGTCAGCCAGTGGAACACCATGGCCCGCGGCGGCTCACCGTATCGCGTCATCCAGTACGCGGTGAACCCGGTTAAGCCCTCATAGCTGATTCACAGCCTGCACCTATCTGACGCTGTGGATTGCGGCGAATGATCACCGTCATGAGCGATCCAACCCCGCCACCCGCGAACTCCGAACCCCCCACCGGGCCGGTGGTCACCCCACCGCCGGCCGCCGCGCCGGTCCCCGAACCCGCGCCGTATCACGAGCCGCAACCCGTCTTCGTCGAGCAGTCCAATCGACTCAACAAGGCCGCGGCGTGGGTCGGCATCATCGCCGGATCGGTGATCATCGTCGCGGTGATCTTCGGGACCGGATTTTTTGTCGGCCAGCAGGTCGGTGACGATTCCCGCGGCCCCGACCGGTCCAACCACATGGTGCTGCGACCCGGGCCGCCGATGTTCCCGATGGGCGAGCGCGGCGAGTTCCAGCGGGGACCCGGTTTCGCGGGACCGTTCGGTCCCGGTGGCCCGATGGTCGAGATGCCGCGGTCGCCGGGCGGGCCGAACGCCGATACTCCGCCCGGGCCACCTCGGTCCCCGGGTGGTTCTGACGAAGCGCCGGCCCTGCCTCGCCCCTGATCGGCCGTTCCTCGGGTGGATCGACCGGCTTTCGGGTACACCGGCAGCAGGGCGGCGGCACAGCCCACAAGCCGTCGCGTCCCGAGGAGATGAGGCTTATGACCGAGAAGTACGCGACCACCGATTCCGGCGCGCCCGCACCGAGCTTTGAGCACTCGCTGACCGTCGGCACAGACGGGCCGATCCTGCTGCAGGACCACTATCTGATCGAGCAGATGGCCAACTTCAACCGCGAGCGGATCCCGGAGCGTCAGCCCCACGCCAAAGGCGGCGGCGCATTCGGCACGTTCGAGGTGACCCAGGACGTCAGCCAGTTCACCAAGGCGGCGTTTCTGCAGCCTGGCGCCACCACGGAGATGGTTGCCCGGTTCTCCACCGTCGCCGGCGAGCGGGGAAGCCCGGACACCTGGCGTGACCCACGGGGCTTCTCGCTGAAGTTCTACACCAGCGACGGCAACTTCGACATGGTCGGCAACAACACCCCGGTGTTCTTCATCCGCGACCCGATGAAGTTCCAGAACTTCATCCGCAGCCAGAAGCGGATGGCGGCCAACAACCTCCGTGACCACCACATGCAGTGGGACTTCTGGACATTGTCACCGGAGTCGGCGCATCAGGTCACCTGGTTGATGGGGGATCGTGGCATCCCCAAGACCTGGCGGAACATGAACGGCTACTCCAGCCACACCTACAGCTGGGTCAATGCCAACGACGAGATGTTCTGGGTGAAGTACCACTTCAAGACCGACCAGGGCATCGACTTCCTCTCCCAGGAGGACGCCGACCGTCTCGCCGGTGAGGACGGCGACTACCACCAGCGCGATCTGTTCACCTCCATCGAGGACGGCAACTTCCCCACCTGGACGCTGAAGGTCCAGATCATGCCGTTCGAGGACGCCAAGACGTATCGGTTCAACCCGTTCGACCTGACCAAGGTGTGGCCGCACAGCGACTACCCGCTGCACGAGGTCGGCAAGATGACGCTGAACCGCAACGTCGTCGACTACCACGCACAGATGGAGCAGGCGGCCTTCGAGCCCAACAACGTCGTCCCGGGTACCGGGCTCAGCCCCGACAAGATGTTGCTGGCCCGCGGGTTCTCCTACTCCGACGCACACCGCGCCAGGCTCGGGGTGAACTACAAGCAGATCCCGGTCAACGAACCGCAGGTCGAGGTCCGGGCGTACTCCAAGGACGGTGCGATGCGGATTCGCAACGCGACCGATCCGGTGTACGCGCCGAACTCGATGGGCGGCCCGGAGGCCGACCCCAAACGCGCCGCCGAAGTGCACTGGGCTTCCGACGGTGACATGGTCCGGTCGGCGTACGCCCTTCGTCCCGAAGACGACGACTGGAGTCAGGCCGGCACCCTGGTCCGTGAGGTCCTCGACGACGAGGCCCGAGATCGACTGGCCCACAACATCATCGGGCACGTGTCCAAGGGTGTCCGGGAACCGGTGCTGTCACGGGTGTTCGAGTACTGGAAGAACGTCGACCCCGACCTCGGCAAGAAGGTCGAGGAGGGCGTCAGGGCCGGTTCCGACTAGCGCTGACCCTGGCCCGGGTACGGCAGCAGCGCCATCTCGCGCGCGGTCTTGACGGCCGTGGCGATCTGGCGTTGCTGCTGTACCGTCAGCCCGGTGACGCTGCGGGAGCGGATCTTTCCGCGCTCGGAGAGGAACTGCCGCAGCCGTTTCGCCTTCACCAGCTGGAATTCCGGTTGCTGCGCAGCTCGCCCTGGTGGACGAGTT from Mycobacterium sp. DL includes:
- a CDS encoding nitroreductase family protein produces the protein MPDAPAGRLADTSVPIHPALAARWSPRAFDPAAVLADADLTALLEAARWAPTWGRRQPVRFVVGLRDDPAFAAIADLLRRGNSYAKAAAALILLCADEGEDDKTALYSAVDTGAAMANLSIEAVSRGLIVHPMAGFDARGAAEVFQLPDGMRPLVVIAVGVLGDYARTDPQITERDAMPRERLPLNEVVLNW
- a CDS encoding catalase: MTEKYATTDSGAPAPSFEHSLTVGTDGPILLQDHYLIEQMANFNRERIPERQPHAKGGGAFGTFEVTQDVSQFTKAAFLQPGATTEMVARFSTVAGERGSPDTWRDPRGFSLKFYTSDGNFDMVGNNTPVFFIRDPMKFQNFIRSQKRMAANNLRDHHMQWDFWTLSPESAHQVTWLMGDRGIPKTWRNMNGYSSHTYSWVNANDEMFWVKYHFKTDQGIDFLSQEDADRLAGEDGDYHQRDLFTSIEDGNFPTWTLKVQIMPFEDAKTYRFNPFDLTKVWPHSDYPLHEVGKMTLNRNVVDYHAQMEQAAFEPNNVVPGTGLSPDKMLLARGFSYSDAHRARLGVNYKQIPVNEPQVEVRAYSKDGAMRIRNATDPVYAPNSMGGPEADPKRAAEVHWASDGDMVRSAYALRPEDDDWSQAGTLVREVLDDEARDRLAHNIIGHVSKGVREPVLSRVFEYWKNVDPDLGKKVEEGVRAGSD
- a CDS encoding aspartate-semialdehyde dehydrogenase, with translation MVRIGVVGATGQVGQVMRKLLAERDFPATEVRFFASARSAGKKLEFRGQEIEVEDSETADPSGLDIALFSAGATMSRVQAPRFAAAGAVVVDNSSAWRKDPDVPLVVSEVNFAHDAHNRPKGIIANPNCTTMAAMPVLKPLHDEAGLVRMIASTYQAVSGSGLAGVEELFGQASAVVADSQELVHDGSAVAFPAPDKYVAPIAFNVVPLAGSIVDDGSGETDEDQKLRNESRKILGIPELAVSGTCVRVPVYTGHSLSINVEFSQPLSVARATEILAGAPGVTLVDVPTPLAAAGADHSLVGRIRQDPGVPDGRGLALFVSGDNLRKGAALNTIQIAELLAAEL
- a CDS encoding DUF4185 domain-containing protein produces the protein MPAAQATPIELPPLQPGQVLRIGPAAGTGTPTVDYGIGATDLCEFMQFPEQLLQVCGDSFRGQGVGFGGWFSPVALHVEDDTLDDAAGVRYDGVTGIDTPLLADPTPPGASQLPAGVVEINRENYLMVTTTKDLRPQTSRLVKAEPGQGNWVTVPDSERDAAYAGGGQSQISGYYDPIPTADSQRGWIYIVANNFDRSAPVVLYRTTPESFTDRSAWQGWSDTLGWGHEPTPLWGDRVGEMSVRQIDGRTVLSYFNASTGNMEMRVADGPTSLGAAPVTTVVVATEWPEQVEQLPPPEINRLAQPYGGYIAPGSTLDAVRVFVSQWNTMARGGSPYRVIQYAVNPVKPS
- a CDS encoding aspartate kinase, whose amino-acid sequence is MALVVQKYGGSSVSDADRIRRVAERIVETKKAGNDVVVVVSAMGDTTDELLDLAKQVCPAPPARELDMLLTAGERISNALVAMAIESLGAQARSFTGSQAGVITTGTHGNAKIIDVTPGRLRQALDDGQIVLVAGFQGVSQDTKDVTTLGRGGSDTTAVAVAAALKADVCEIYTDVDGIFTADPRIVPDARRLDTVSFEEMLEMAAAGAKVLMLRCVEYARRFDLPIHVRSSYSDKPGTLVKGSMEDIPMEDAILTGVAHDRGEAKVTVVGLPDVPGYAAQVFRAVADADVNIDMVLQNISKVEDGKTDITFTCSRESGPGAVEKLTSLQDEIGFTRVLYDDHIGKVSLIGAGMRSHPGVTATFCEALAEAGINIDLISTSEIRISVLIKDTELDSAVAALHRAFGLGGDEEAVVYAGTGR